Below is a window of Solanum stenotomum isolate F172 chromosome 7, ASM1918654v1, whole genome shotgun sequence DNA.
ATGGGATACCAACAAAATAATCTGGCACCGTAGAAGAAATAGTTGTgttgtctagggcctttttgctGGACTTGAGCTCCATGGCTAACGAATCCAAATCCTTATCATTTACATTATCTTGCATAGGTGGCACTTTGGAGGTGTCACTTGCAGGTGCAATGGATGAGGAAGGGCATGGACTATTAGAACTTGCTTTTGCTAAAGGTTGATTGCAATTAATGCAAGTTGTTCCTTTGGAGTGTGAACTCTTCTTTGGTACTCCAGAAAAAGATAAGTTCACATTCTTGTCCAAAACCAAACTTTCCCAGGCAGTCATGTTTGCCTTGATATTCTTACTCGTACGGCTTCTGCAGTTCTTCTTCTCAAACTGATATGTCTTTCGCCTACGCAAATCCTTCTTGGAATTTAGGGAATTTTTACCTGCCCCCGANAGGTGCAATGGATGTGGAAAGGCATGGACTATCAGAACTTGCTTTTGCTAAAGGTTGATTGCATTTAATGCAAGTTGTTCCTTTGGAGTGTGAACTCTTCTTTGTTACACCAGTAAAAGATAAGTTCACATTCTTGTCCAAAACCAAACTTTCCCAGGCAGTCATGTTTGCCTTGATATTCTTACTCGTACGGCTTCTGCAGTTCTTCTTCTCAAACTGATATGTCTTTCGCCTACGCAAATCCTTCTTGGAATCTAGGGAATTTTTACCTGCCCCCGTTTTGTCTTCTAAAACTGCTCCTTTCGATTTAGCCTCTGCTTTTGGAAAAGGTGTGGAACTTCCTTTTCCTTTTGCCGCTTGACAAACATTTGAATTTTTAGACTCAGGTTCTTGAGGGGATGCACTAGCAATAGGAACTTTGGATTGCAAAGTTTGAGCAATTGGGGTAAAAGGTTTTGACAACTGTTGTTTATTCGGGTTTGACTGAGTATTATCGGAAGCCTCAATCTTTGATTGGGGAAGATTCAAACCAGATGAGCTATCACCTAGACTTTCTTGACTGCATAACTCAACCAGATGATAACCTTCCATTGTACATGCATGTATTGGATTCAAGTCCAATATTAATAGCCACCACAATGCTTCTACAACTGGCAAAGCTGGCTTAACCTCTCTCAACACACATATCATCTCTAGCAATGTGTAATTAACCAAGCTCGGTAAATCTTCAAATACAACAGGTCTATCAATATCGAAAACCTTTTCCCTACTCAATAAAGCCAAGGCACCATCAACTACATTTGAAATAGCGTCTTTGCTTCCATGATAAAGACCACTCCTCATGATAACCCATTCAGCAATTTCCTCACTGTATCCACACTTGACAATCTTCTTGACTGCACTCTGGAAAACTGTGGACAAATTTTGGGTTAAAAGCTCAAGAAGTTGAGTAGTTATAGTATCCTCCCAATCTGTATCTGGTGGCATTTCCACCTCTTGTTCCGCATCAGACTGAAGACACCCGCCCTTCAATGGGTCGATCTCAAAAATAGTGTTTTCTTTCGGTGCTTCCTCTAATAATTCATATTTTGGAAATTCCGTTAGACATGACACTGGTGAATCAGTAAGAGTTCCTAGAGGAAGCTCAGATACTAACATCTTCTTATTCATGCTTCCTATTTTCTTGTCTGAAATCACCAACGACTTTTTATTGGCATCATCACTGATGTTATCATCAACCATATTGATTATGTTTTCTATGagtgttattattgttgtactTTGATCAATCAAGTGTCTAGCCACAATTTCCGGTCCTGCAACAAAAATTCATCGAAGTGATAATATGGACGTGTGGGGATTATAAGTTAAGATAACACATAACAACAACAGAGAATTAGAGTTGCCAAACAAAAGGAGAAAACCACATTGCAATGCTTATTTGATAGgctaaataacaaaaaacaaaaatgacaGGCTGATAGCAACAAGAACAACTAACTCCAGTGATCACAATTAAGTAGAAATCGTATATGTGGAACTCCCAAAGACAGGCTGACATCAATAAAAACAACTCCAATTAGCTCAATAAACCAGCAACATTATTATTCAGGTGAAGTTGCCAAAGAAGTACTTAATATTCTATAAGGATTACAAATTCTACCATATATCAGTTACTCAAATCTCTATCCTTCAATGTAACATCATTCAACGGTAATTCGGggattaaaattgaataaaacataGCAGTAGGGAATTAAAAATTGCCAAAACAAAAGGGAAATCATGTATCCattattcaaacaaaaatgCGAACGAGCTCCCAAACATTACCAAATGAAATggatataaaagaaaaagaaaaagattaccTCTGAGTCACAATAAACGATATCCCAAAACTTACTCAATTGAATAAAAAACTTCTTtttctgcaaaaaaaataactcaaataaattaattctgaaaaaaaaaatcactcaaatgaatcggggagggggaggggggggaAGCATCTAAATTGCCAAAAAAGAAGATGAACACAGAAAACCTCAAACCTCAAATTCTATCAAGAAACCAATAAAGAAAACAATCTTTTGAAACCTAAATAAACTCATCCcataaataaaatcaagaaaccTAAAAAAGGGGTTGTACCAAAAGTGAAAAAATGgattctttatatatatatatatatatagagagagagagagatcaaGAATGAAACTAGATTTAACAAAACTTCAATCCAAAATCAAAATGGTCACTCACCAAAGGCTTTGAAAAGGCACAATCAAGAAAGGGTAAACTCCATTGGGAGCACAAGCTATGAGTAGTCTTTTGTTTGTGGTGCCAAACACTGAAATTTGGATTCCTTATATAGAGTCACTGGCTTGATGATAATTATGGTTAGGTACATTGTATTTAATCTCTAACTCATCTATAATTAAATGGAATTTAAAactcttttccattttcaagGGGTTTATTAAATAGTTATTGTGAAAATCCTCAAATATTTGGCATGTAAGTTGGATTTAAgtcaaagaaataaaatgtATATTCAATTCATAGAATCTAATGACTCTTTCTTGGATATTTCAAATCAAAGTAATTATAGTAAGATGACATTGACAAAATAAACACATTTTTTCAATGTTGTTGTAgcacattaattttttatattgatgGTACAAATATCTCATTACTCATAttgatttat
It encodes the following:
- the LOC125871045 gene encoding putative E3 ubiquitin-protein ligase RF298; protein product: MVDDNISDDANKKSLVISDKKIGSMNKKMLVSELPLGTLTDSPVSCLTEFPKYELLEEAPKENTIFEIDPLKGGCLQSDAEQEVEMPPDTDWEDTITTQLLELLTQNLSTVFQSAVKKIVKCGYSEEIAEWVIMRSGLYHGSKDAISNVVDGALALLSREKVFDIDRPVVFEDLPSLVNYTLLEMICVLREVKPALPVVEALWWLLILDLNPIHACTMEGYHLVELCSQESLGDSSSGLNLPQSKIEASDNTQSNPNKQQLSKPFTPIAQTLQSKVPIASASPQEPESKNSNVCQAAKGKGSSTPFPKAEAKSKGAVLEDKTGAGKNSLNSKKDLRRRKTYQFEKKNCRSRTSKNIKANMTAWESLVLDKNVNLSFSGVPKKSSHSKGTTCINCNQPLAKASSNSPCPSSSIAPASDTSKVPPMQDNVNDKDLDSLAMELKSSKKALDNTTISSTVPDYFVGIPYDESMGKYVPQNERDETIMLRTSRLKSLQKELQGWSDWANEKVMQATWRLGKDQAELKMLRQEKKDAEKVHQEKEMPEKDTMERIMEMEKALVNTNSMSEITNSLLNTLEMDNVRLKKDIEALMLSTGKDAMNLNNALAKEQEAIKKCQAADMEKHSFAEDLSTIKQEKTSLQQQQEKANRVVDQFKVLLKQEERVKQRFLQQVDSLKAEREQLRVHGKVQRDNFREKVERNMQKYKEDIQKCESEISLLRFQSERSKIEALKRGIPQMTKGLAAYAESYGSNVLNVERECIMCMNEQISVVFLPCAHQVLCEDCNVLHQKKGMEKCPSCRTPIKERISVHFPDSE